The following coding sequences lie in one Microbacterium sp. XT11 genomic window:
- a CDS encoding alpha/beta fold hydrolase translates to MPNRLLAPEGAPASVVEFEHSGATLIAESFGSGEHTFVLLHGIGMGRSVYLDVVQRLRGRVIAVDLPGFGEAPEPERTLTMERHADLVAAYLRHADERDVIVIGHSMGSQIAAELAARHPSLVRGVVLAGPTVNSAQRSIRAQATYLLRDLLGERPIVLWRGAREYLRGGPHLLRKMRATIVHEPEKAYARMRCPTLVLRGENDPLAPMSWCREIIDAVPGAQLEVIPDHGHGTLISDSGPAARLIQSFAERT, encoded by the coding sequence ATGCCGAACCGCCTGCTCGCCCCCGAGGGCGCTCCGGCATCGGTCGTCGAGTTCGAGCACTCCGGTGCGACGCTCATCGCCGAATCGTTCGGCAGCGGCGAGCACACGTTCGTGCTGCTGCACGGCATCGGCATGGGACGCAGCGTCTATCTCGATGTGGTGCAGCGGCTCAGGGGACGCGTCATCGCGGTCGACCTCCCGGGGTTCGGCGAAGCGCCCGAACCCGAGCGCACGCTCACGATGGAGCGTCACGCCGACCTCGTGGCCGCCTACCTCCGGCACGCCGACGAGCGCGACGTCATCGTGATCGGCCACTCGATGGGAAGCCAGATCGCGGCGGAGCTCGCGGCACGGCATCCGTCGCTGGTGCGCGGCGTCGTTCTCGCCGGCCCAACCGTGAACAGCGCGCAGCGCAGCATCCGTGCCCAGGCGACGTACCTGCTGCGCGACCTGCTGGGCGAACGCCCGATCGTGCTGTGGCGCGGCGCGCGGGAGTACCTGCGCGGCGGACCGCATCTGCTGCGCAAGATGCGTGCGACGATCGTGCACGAGCCTGAGAAGGCCTATGCCCGCATGCGCTGCCCGACCCTGGTGCTGCGCGGCGAGAACGATCCGCTCGCCCCGATGAGCTGGTGCCGCGAGATCATCGACGCCGTGCCCGGCGCGCAGCTCGAGGTCATCCCCGATCACGGCCACGGCACGCTCATCAGTGATTCCGGGCCTGCCGCCCGGCTCATCCAGTCCTTCGCCGAGCGCACGTGA